Proteins from a single region of Hordeum vulgare subsp. vulgare chromosome 6H, MorexV3_pseudomolecules_assembly, whole genome shotgun sequence:
- the LOC123403401 gene encoding GATA transcription factor 6-like — MTHQTLISSAPAAAFSSAPHLLNASLPTLSHSSSSAAASAMSSSFAHHHGSLQAERMSALRSSLRPYEAVEEVAAAAVAGPTAWGAGLLGDGFSVEELLDLEELCEVDKEDGFLCETAPATEEEEKCSDSHGSSAVSYELMPLLPPEMDLPAHDAEELEWVSRIMDDSQAELPPPPQLPAPAAWPPQHRRPQESAVPAVDPMRTPTICALSTEALVPVRSKKRSKRSRGTTVWSLSGASISDSASSSATSSSCSSSASLSSFFLMDSPTFNLLDEAPRTKNKNKKSKHKPKKRGRKPRSHLPPQLSGGAASPPVQGDRRCSHCGVQKTPQWRAGPEGAKTLCNACGVRFKSGRLLPEYRPACSPTFVGNLHSNSHRKVLEMRRKKDPVGVVVIEVAAAAPAVASF, encoded by the exons ATGACCCACCAGACACTCATCTCTTCCGCCCCTGCCGCTGCCTTTTCCTCTGCTCCTCACCTCCTCAACGCCTCCCTCCCTACCCTTTcccactcctcctcctctgcaGCCGCCTCCGCCATGTCGTCGTCGTTCGCGCACCACCACGGCTCCCTGCAG GCGGAGAGGATGTCTGCGCTGAGAAGTAGCCTCAGGCCGTACGAGGCAGTCGAGGAGGTGGCGGCCGCCGCGGTCGCTGGGCCGACGGCGTGGGGAGCCGGGCTGTTGGGTGACGGCTTCTCGGTGGAGGAGCTCCTTGACCTTGAGGAGCTCTGCGAGGTGGACAAGGAAGACGGCTTTCTCTGCGAGACGGCTCCggccaccgaggaggaggaaaagtGCAGTGACTCGCACGGCTCGTCGGCGGTCTCCTACGAGCTCATGCCGCTTCTTCCGCCGGAGATGGACCTGCCG GCCCACGACGCGGAGGAACTGGAGTGGGTGTCGCGTATCATGGACGACTCGCAGGCAGAGCTCCCGCCTCCGCCGCAGCTCCCAGCGCCAGCGGCGTGGCCACCGCAGCACCGCCGGCCGCAGGAAAGCGCCGTGCCGGCCGTGGACCCTATGCGGACCCCGACAATATGCGCGCTTTCCACTGAAGCGTTGGTGCCGGTGAGGTCCAAGAAGCGTAGCAAGCGCTCGCGCGGCACCACCGTGTGGTCGCTCTCCGGCGCGTCCATATCCGACTCGGCGTCGTCGTCCGCCACCagctcctcctgctcctcgtcgGCCTCCCTGTCGTCCTTTTTCCTAATGGACTCCCCCACCTTCAACCTCCTGGACGAAGCGCCACGcacgaagaacaagaacaagaagtccAAGCACAAGCCCAAGAAGCGCGGGCGCAAGCCAAGGAGCCATCTCCCGCCACAGCTGTCGGGCGGCGCCGCCTCCCCGCCGGTCCAGGGAGAccggcgctgcagccactgcggcGTCCAGAAGACGCCCCAGTGGCGCGCGGGGCCGGAGGGCGCCAAGACGCTGTGCAACGCCTGCGGCGTGCGGTTCAAGTCGGGGCGGCTCCTCCCGGAGTACCGGCCGGCGTGCAGCCCCACCTTCGTGGGCAACCTGCACTCCAACTCCCACCGCAAGGTGCTGGAGATGCGCCGCAAGAAGGACCccgtcggcgtcgtcgtcatcgaggtcgccgccgccgcgccggccGTTGCCTCGTTCTAg